One region of Desulfovibrio sp. JC022 genomic DNA includes:
- a CDS encoding aldehyde dehydrogenase family protein — protein sequence MIVDNDLLSIQQARILAEVAHEAQKKLATFPQEKLDEIVEQLADAVEEHAEELALMSHEETDGGKWQDKLVKNRFVCNQVRKELRGMRCVGVINEDPQKKITDIGVPVGVIAALCPVTGPVSTTVYNTLIAIKSGNGVIFSPHPGAVKSIGRVLDIMIEAGEACGLPEGCLSYLETVTKSGTCELMNHRNISLVMVTGVPGMIEYAQKTGKPVIYGGTGNGPAFIERSADIGQAVKDIIASKTFDNGIAPSAEQSIVVDSCVAVDVRHSLNSCGAYFMSESEAEALAALFIAPDGQRRKGMAGQAAQTLARRAGFSVPETTTVLVAERKYVSDTDPYYREFLSPVLALYVEDDWMHACEKCIELLLHERNAHTLVIHSADEDVILQFALKKPVGRLLVNTPAAFGGMGATTNLFPSMTLGSSSAGFGITSDNVSPANLIYIRKVGCGVRRAEEVLEQNGQAGGQYKVKENDSNMVQVIQQILQKAIEAIDDPADR from the coding sequence ATGATTGTTGACAACGATTTGCTCTCCATCCAGCAAGCCAGAATTCTGGCGGAAGTTGCTCACGAAGCACAGAAGAAGCTGGCAACCTTCCCGCAGGAGAAGCTTGATGAAATAGTCGAGCAGCTTGCGGACGCGGTTGAGGAGCATGCCGAGGAGCTGGCGCTCATGTCTCATGAAGAGACTGACGGCGGCAAATGGCAGGACAAGCTGGTCAAAAACCGCTTCGTTTGTAATCAGGTCCGTAAGGAATTGCGCGGTATGCGCTGTGTGGGTGTTATCAATGAAGACCCGCAGAAGAAGATTACTGACATCGGCGTGCCCGTTGGCGTTATCGCAGCTCTCTGTCCAGTGACCGGTCCGGTTTCAACCACGGTTTATAATACCCTGATTGCGATTAAATCTGGAAACGGTGTTATTTTTTCCCCCCATCCCGGTGCAGTAAAGAGCATCGGCCGGGTTCTGGATATCATGATCGAGGCCGGAGAAGCTTGCGGGCTTCCTGAAGGCTGCCTCTCCTATCTGGAGACGGTTACAAAAAGCGGAACCTGTGAACTGATGAATCACAGGAACATATCGCTGGTCATGGTCACCGGAGTTCCCGGGATGATCGAATATGCCCAGAAAACCGGCAAACCGGTCATTTACGGGGGAACCGGCAACGGTCCGGCTTTTATCGAACGTTCTGCCGACATTGGGCAGGCTGTTAAAGATATCATTGCCAGCAAGACTTTTGATAACGGGATTGCTCCTTCAGCGGAGCAATCCATCGTTGTCGATTCCTGCGTTGCCGTTGATGTACGCCATTCTCTCAATTCCTGCGGGGCATATTTCATGTCCGAAAGCGAGGCTGAAGCCCTTGCCGCACTGTTCATCGCGCCTGACGGGCAGCGCAGGAAAGGCATGGCCGGGCAGGCCGCGCAGACACTGGCCCGTAGAGCCGGTTTCAGCGTACCCGAAACTACCACCGTGCTGGTGGCGGAACGTAAATATGTTTCCGACACCGACCCCTATTACAGAGAATTTCTTTCCCCTGTTCTGGCCCTTTATGTGGAAGACGACTGGATGCACGCCTGTGAAAAGTGCATTGAGCTGCTGCTCCACGAAAGGAACGCCCACACACTGGTCATTCACTCCGCAGATGAGGATGTGATTCTCCAGTTCGCGCTGAAGAAGCCTGTCGGCCGACTTCTGGTCAACACCCCGGCTGCTTTCGGCGGTATGGGGGCCACCACCAATCTGTTCCCCTCAATGACTCTGGGCAGTTCTTCTGCCGGGTTCGGAATCACTTCCGATAACGTTTCACCTGCGAATCTGATCTATATCAGAAAAGTCGGTTGCGGCGTCAGACGTGCTGAAGAAGTGCTGGAACAGAATGGTCAGGCAGGCGGTCAATATAAAGTCAAAGAAAACGATTCCAATATGGTGCAGGTCATTCAACAGATCCTGCAAAAGGCCATTGAAGCCATAGATGATCCAGCGGATCGCTAA